The nucleotide sequence CATGCACACCTGGGATCTCGCCCGGGCCACCGGCCAGGACGACCGGCTCGACGCCGACCTGTGCCGGGACATGCTCGCCGGCATGGAGCCGATGGAGGACATGATCCGGGCCTCGGGTCAGTTCGGCAGCCGGGTGCCGGTGCCGGCCGACGCCGATGCGCAGACGCGCCTGATCGGCTTCATCGGTCGTGACCCGTTCTGGACTCCACACATCTGATCATCGGCCTGATCGCACCAGATTCGTCAGAACTCGCCCCGCAGCGCGTGGGCAGTGGCCGCCGGCCCCGTTCTGACGAATCTGGTGCGAACCGTGTGGTTTGCTGATGCGTCATGACCTTGGTTTCCGTCGACCTACCCGCCCCCGCCGAGCTGGGCCGCCGCTGGGCGGTGGCCGCCGCCGTCCAGGCCGCGGTCGGTTTCGGCACGCACTGCCACGCCGCCGGGCCGGTCTGGCACTACGACGACGGCGGCGGCAACTGGACCGACCTGCACCTGCTCGGCGGCGGGCGTGCCGTGTTGCTGGGCAACGACCACGAGTACTCCGAGACCTACTTCCGTGGCGCTGCCGAGTACTTCGACGAGGAGGAGACCGACCTGCTCGCCGGGGCGCCGGCCTGGTGGGACGTGCTGGCGAACTACGCCGACGACGACTGGGTGGGCTTCATCTACGGCTTCGACGGCGCCACCTGGTCGCGGGCCGACCACGACCTCGACGACGGGTTCGCCTCGATCGGGCTGCCGGCGGTCTCGGACGAGCTCCTGATCGCCTCCGTGGATGAGTCGGCGACCGGTCTGAACACCGACGCGGGCCTCACCCACACCACCGATCCTGCAGCGGTACTCGGCGCCATTGCCGCCGGCGCACAGTTGACCCGCGAGCAGGCGGCCGGGTTGCTGGGTGCAGCAGGGGGCGACCTGGACGCTGCCGTTG is from Kineosporiaceae bacterium and encodes:
- a CDS encoding proteophosphoglycan 5, which codes for MTLVSVDLPAPAELGRRWAVAAAVQAAVGFGTHCHAAGPVWHYDDGGGNWTDLHLLGGGRAVLLGNDHEYSETYFRGAAEYFDEEETDLLAGAPAWWDVLANYADDDWVGFIYGFDGATWSRADHDLDDGFASIGLPAVSDELLIASVDESATGLNTDAGLTHTTDPAAVLGAIAAGAQLTREQAAGLLGAAGGDLDAAVAAARAFAPSLGSPA